From Eretmochelys imbricata isolate rEreImb1 chromosome 17, rEreImb1.hap1, whole genome shotgun sequence, a single genomic window includes:
- the SLC13A2 gene encoding solute carrier family 13 member 2 codes for MTAVWRVIVAHRNYLIALLVPLLILPLPLLVPTQEARCGYVIILMALFWCMEVLPLGVTALFPVVLFPLMNIMDSTKVCMEYLKDTNMLFIGGLMVAIAVEHCNLHKRIALGVLLILGVRPALLFMGFMSVTAFLSMWISNTATTAMMIPIAQAVLEQLHKSEQETSPAGRVAESINKAFELQEAPDKSDSSQETQTQDNGHVLTVEEEEKLKDVKQLEEEKHLTFCKGMSLSVCYAASIGGIATLTGTTPNLVMKGQIDELFPANNNVVNFASWFMFAFPTMLLLLALSWIWLQIMFLGFDFRKNFGCGASASMKAKQKMAYRVIKDEHKKLGPMRFSEIAVTVLFLLLVVLWFTRDPGFMPGWATNVFNKNGKSYVTDATVVIFISLLMFLIPSEIPTYLCRNRAQQVLQQDSTRQISVLPALLDWKTVNQKMPWNIVILLGGGFALAKGSEESGLSVWLGGKLTPLQNISSPAIALLLCLLVATFTECTSNVATTTLFLPILASMAQAICLNPLYIMLPCTLSASLAFMLPVATPPNAIAFSYGKLKVIDMAKAGSVLNILGVLTIMLAINTWGYPMFDLNHFPVWANSTSAASCK; via the exons ATGACTGCTGTGTGGAGAGTGATTGTGGCCCACAGGAATTATCTGATTGCTTTGCTAGTACCTTTACTGATTCTTCCTCTCCCGCTGCTCGTTCCTACCCAG GAAGCCCGATGTGGTTATGTTATCATCCTGATGGCGCTGTTCTGGTGTATGGAAGTCCTGCCATTGGGTGTTACTGCCCTTTTTCCTGTCGTGCTATTCCCGCTCATGAACATAATGGATTCAACTAAA GTCTGTATGGAGTATCTGAAGGACACCAACATGCTCTTCATCGGGGGGCTGATGGTGGCCATTGCTGTTGAACACTGCAACCTACACAAGCGCATCGCCCTGGGGGTCTTGTTAATCCTTGGGGTCAGACCAGCCCT GCTGTTTATGGGCTTCATGTCTGTCACTGCGTTTCTGTCCATGTGGATCAGCAACACTGCCACCACTGCCATGATGATACCAATAGCCCAAGCTgtcctggagcagctgcacaAGTCGGAGCAGGAGACCAGCCCAGCTGGGCGCGTGGCTGAGAGCATCAACAAAGCCTTCGAGCTGCAGGAAGCACCAGATAAATCAGATTCCTCTCAAGAGACACAAACACAAG ATAATGGACATGTGCTGAcagtggaggaagaggagaaactgAAAGACGTGAAGCAGCTGGAAGAGGAGAAGCACCTGACATTTTGCAAGGGAATGAGCCTCTCTGTTTGTTATGCGGCCAGTATTGGAGGGATCGCAACCCTGACTGGTACTACCCCCAACCTGGTGATGAAGGGACAGATTGATGA GCTCTTTCCTGCCAATAACAATGTGGTGAACTTCGCTTCCTGGTTCATGTTTGCTTTCCCTACCATGTTACTATTGCTGGCTCTTTCCTGGATTTGGCTCCAGATAATGTTCTTGGGATTTGA CTTTCGGAAGAATTTTGGTTGTGGAGCTAGTGCGTCTATGAAGGCAAAGCAGAAAATGGCTTACAGGGTTATCAAGGATGAGCACAAGAAGCTGGGCCCCATGAGATTTTCAGAGATAGCTGTCACAGTCCTCTTCTTATTATTGGTGGTACTTTGGTTTACCAGAGACCCTGGGTTCATGCCAGGCTGGGCAACTAATGTCTTCAACAAGAATGGCAAAAG TTATGTGACTGATGCTACAGTTGTCATCTTCATTTCACTTTTGATGTTCCTAATCCCTTCAGAGATCCCCACCTACCTATGTCGTAATAGGGCTCAGCAAGTGCTACAACAAG ATAGCACAAGACAGATTTCAGTGCTCCCTGCTCTCTTGGACTGGAAGACGGTTAATCAGAAGATGCCCTGGAACATTGTGATTTTGCTGGGAGGTGGCTTTGCCCTGGCCAAAGGCAGTGAG GAATCTGGTTTGTCCGTATGGTTAGGTGGCAAACTGACCCCTTTGCAGAATATCTCATCTCCCGCGATTGCTTTGCTGTTATGTCTCTTGGTTGCCACTTTCACTGAATGCACGAGTAATGTGGCTACCACCACCCTCTTCCTTCCTATACTGGCTTCCATG GCTCAAGCCATCTGCCTCAATCCGCTCTACATCATGCTGCCGTGCACACTCTCAGCATCATTGGCTTTCATGCTCCCAGTGGCTACTCCTCCCAATGCCATTGCATTCTCCTATGGAAAGCTCAAAGTTATCGACATG